In Streptococcus porcinus, the genomic window TAGTACCAGATGAAGTAACAAACGGTATCGTTAAGGAGCGCCTATCACAAGAAGATATCAAAGCAAAAGGTTTCTTGTTGGATGGCTACCCACGGACTATCGAGCAAGCTCATGCTTTAGATGAAACGCTTGAATCTTTAGGCTTAAGACTTGATGGTGTTATTAATATTGATGTTAACCCAGAATCCCTAGTTGAACGTTTGAGTGGTCGAATTATCCATAAGAAAACTGGCGAAACTTTCCATAAAGTCTTTAATCCACCAGCTGGTAACTATGATGAAAATGATTATTACCAACGTGAGGATGATAAGCCTGAAACTGTCAAACGTCGTCTAGATGTGAATATCGCGCAAGGACAACCAATACTTGACCACTACCGTAAAATAGGTATCGTCCATGATATTAAAGGTGATCAAGAAATACCACAAGTTTTTGTTGATATCAAAGAAGTTATCGATAGTCTATGATTTTTCTCTCAAAAAACTTGCGAAAGTTGAAGTGAAGTGCTATAATAGGCTAGTCTGACTTATAATTGTTACCTCTGTGCTCAGAGGACATCAAATCGAAATTTAGGGGGTGCTTTTGCGTGGCAAAAGAAGACGTGATTGAAATTGAAGGCAAAGTTGTAGAGACGATGCCAAATGCAATGTTTACTGTTGAATTAGAAAATGGGCACCAAATTCTAGCAACTGTATCAGGGAAAATCCGTAAAAATTACATTCGTATTTTAGTAGGTGACCGTGTTACTGTAGAAATGAGTCCGTATGATTTAACACGTGGACGCATCACATACCGCTTTAAATAGTCGAAATAATTGGAGGGATTAAAACATGAAGGTAAGACCATCGGTTAAACCAATTTGCGAATACTGTAAAGTTATTCGTCGTAACGGTCGTGTTATGGTGATTTGTCCAACAAATCCAAAACACAAACAACGTCAAGGATAATATAGAAAGGAGAAAAAATGGCTCGTATAGCTGGAGTTGATATTCCAAATGATAAACGCGTAGTAATTTCACTTACTTATGTTTACGGTATTGGTCTTGCAACATCACAAAAAATCTTAGCTGCTGCTGGTATTTCTGAAGATATCCGTGTTAAAGATTTAACAAGTGACCAAGAAGATGCAATCCGTCGCGAAATCGATTCAATCAAAGTTGAAGGTGACCTTCGTCGTGAAGTTAACTTAAACATCAAACGCTTGATGGAAATCGGATCATACCGTGGAATTCGTCACCGTCGTGGACTTCCTGTCCGTGGACAAAACACAAAAAACAACGCTCGCACTCGTAAAGGTAAACCTACTGCGATTGCTGGTAAGAAAAAATAAAATAGGAGGTAAAAAAATTGGCTAAACCAACACGTAAACGTCGTGTGAAAAAGAACATCGAATCTGGTGTTGCCCATATTCACGCTACATTTAATAACACTATTGTTATGATTACAGATGTTCATGGTAATGCTCTCGCATGGTCATCAGCGGGTGCGCTTGGCTTCAAAGGATCTCGTAAATCAACTCCTTTTGCTGCTCAAATGGCTGCTGAAGCTGCTGCAAAATCTGCACAAGAACATGGTCTAAAAACTGTTGAAGTTACTGTAAAAGGCCCTGGTTCAGGTCGTGAATCTGCTATTCGTGCACTTGCTGCTGCAGGTCTTGAAGTGACTGCAATTCGTGACGTGACTCCTGTACCACATAACGGTGCTCGTCCTCCAAAACGTCGTCGTGTATAATCATAATTACTATATAGTACACAAGTTTCGTTTCGAGGGGTGAAAAAATGATTGAGTTTGAAAAACCAACAATAACAAAAATTGATGAAAATAAAGATTACGGCAGATTTGTCATCGAACCACTAGAACGTGGTTACGGAACAACTCTCGGTAATTCACTTCGTCGTGTACTCTTGTCTTCCTTACCAGGTGCGGCAGTTACATCAATCAAAATTGATGGGGTATTACACGAATTTGATACAATCCCAGGTGTACGTGAAGATGTTATGCAAATTATCCTTAATGTAAAAGGGCTTGCAGTAAAATCTTACGTAGAAGACGAAAAGATGATCGAACTTGATGTTGAAGGTCCTGCAGAAGTAACTGCTGGCGACATTTTAACAGATAGCGACATTGAACTTGTTAACCCAGATCATTATCTCTTTACTATCGCTGAAGGTCATTCACTAAAAGCAACTATGACTGTTGCTAAAAAGCGTGGATATGTCCCTGCAGAAGGTAATAAAAAAGATGATGCACCTGTAGGAACATTGGCTGTTGATTCTATCTACACGCCGGTTAAAAAAGTTAATTATCAAGTTGAGCCTGCCCGTGTTGGTAGTAATGATGGCTTTGATAAATTAACAATTGAAATCATGACAAATGGAACAATCATTCCTGAAGATGCATTAGGTCTGTCTGCTCGAGTTTTAATTGAACACTTGAACCTCTTTACAGATTTAACAGAAGTTGCAAAAGCAACGGATGTTATGAAAGAAACTGAAAAAGTGAACGATGAAAAAGTACTTGACCGAACAATTGAGGAGCTTGATTTGTCCGTACGCTCATATAACTGTCTAAAACGTGCAGGAATTAACACTGTATTTGATTTAACAGAAAAATCTGAGCCTGAAATGATGAAAGTTCGCAACCTTGGACGTAAAAGTCTTGAAGAAGTTAAGGTTAAACTTGCTGATTTAGGTTTGGGACTAAAAAACGATAAATAATATAGGAGGACAAAATGGCTTACCGTAAACTAGGACGCACTAGCTCACAACGTAAAGCAATGCTTCGTGATTTAACGACTGACTTATTAATCAACGAAACAATTGTTACAACTGAAGCACGTGCAAAAGAAATCCGTAAAACAGTTGAAAAAATGATTACTTTAGGTAAACGTGGTGATCTTCATGCTCGTCGTCAAGCAGCTGCTTACGTACGTAATGAAATTGCATCAGAAAACTATGATGAAGCAACAGATAAATATTCATCTAAAACAGCTCTTCAAAAACTTTTTGATGATATCGCACCTCGTTACGCTGAACGTAATGGTGGATACACACGTATTCTTAAAACAGAACCACGCCGTGGAGATGCTGCTCCAATGGCAATTATTGAATTAGTATAATTTTTATCAATTTTGTTGAGTGTTATGATGGTGGAACGTCCTTTATTTCGTTCTTAGTCTAGCTCTGGTCTACCGCTAGGAAGAATTCCTAGCGGGAACACTCATCATATTGTTAGGGTAACGCTTGTTTACGAAATACGTCTAGTTTTAGAGGGATTTCGCAAGCAGGCGTTTTGTTATGCCTAAAAAGTCCATGAAGGGCTCTTGGGAGCTTACTAATACCTAATGGACTATCTTGAACAGAACTGTCTTAAATTGGCTTTTAAATAGCTTATAAAATAATTTAAAAATTTTAAAAAAAGACCTTGACAAAGAGACAAAAGGTAGGTATACTAATAAAGTTGCTAAAAGAGCAGCACAGTTATCATCAGAGTCAAATAAACTGAAAAAAGTTATTGACAAAGCAGGAGATAGCTGATAGAATAAAATAGTTGTCTCGTAAGAGATGCAAGACCTTTGAGAACTGAATAAGACAAGAAAAACCAAACGTGAGGGTGATATGCAAGACATATTACCCGTCAAGCAAAAGCAATAAATCTGTCAGCGACAGAAAGAACGAGAAAGTTCAAACTAAAATGAGAGTTTGATCCTGGCTCAGGACGAACGCTGGCGGCGTGCCTAATACATGCAAGTAGAACGCAGAGGACAGGTGCTTGCACCAGTCTAATGAGTTGCGAACGGGTGAGTAACGCGTAGGTAACCTACCTTATAGCGGGGGATAACTATTGGAAACGATAGCTAATACCGCATGAAAGTAGAAGACCCATGTCATCTACTTAAAAGGGGCAACTGCTCCACTATGAGATGGACCTGCGTTGTATTAGCTAGTTGGTGAGGTAAAGGCTCACCAAGGCGACGATACATAGCCGACCTGAGAGGGTGATCGGCCACACTGGGACTGAGACACGGCCCAGACTCCTACGGGAGGCAGCAGTAGGGAATCTTCGGCAATGGGGGGAACCCTGACCGAGCAACGCCGCGTGAGTGAAGAA contains:
- a CDS encoding adenylate kinase, with product MNLLIMGLPGAGKGTQASKIVDEFGVIHISTGDMFRAAMANQTEMGKLAKSYIDKGDLVPDEVTNGIVKERLSQEDIKAKGFLLDGYPRTIEQAHALDETLESLGLRLDGVINIDVNPESLVERLSGRIIHKKTGETFHKVFNPPAGNYDENDYYQREDDKPETVKRRLDVNIAQGQPILDHYRKIGIVHDIKGDQEIPQVFVDIKEVIDSL
- the rpsM gene encoding 30S ribosomal protein S13 produces the protein MARIAGVDIPNDKRVVISLTYVYGIGLATSQKILAAAGISEDIRVKDLTSDQEDAIRREIDSIKVEGDLRREVNLNIKRLMEIGSYRGIRHRRGLPVRGQNTKNNARTRKGKPTAIAGKKK
- the rpmJ gene encoding 50S ribosomal protein L36, with the translated sequence MKVRPSVKPICEYCKVIRRNGRVMVICPTNPKHKQRQG
- the infA gene encoding translation initiation factor IF-1, with protein sequence MAKEDVIEIEGKVVETMPNAMFTVELENGHQILATVSGKIRKNYIRILVGDRVTVEMSPYDLTRGRITYRFK
- the rpsK gene encoding 30S ribosomal protein S11, with amino-acid sequence MAKPTRKRRVKKNIESGVAHIHATFNNTIVMITDVHGNALAWSSAGALGFKGSRKSTPFAAQMAAEAAAKSAQEHGLKTVEVTVKGPGSGRESAIRALAAAGLEVTAIRDVTPVPHNGARPPKRRRV
- a CDS encoding DNA-directed RNA polymerase subunit alpha, with translation MIEFEKPTITKIDENKDYGRFVIEPLERGYGTTLGNSLRRVLLSSLPGAAVTSIKIDGVLHEFDTIPGVREDVMQIILNVKGLAVKSYVEDEKMIELDVEGPAEVTAGDILTDSDIELVNPDHYLFTIAEGHSLKATMTVAKKRGYVPAEGNKKDDAPVGTLAVDSIYTPVKKVNYQVEPARVGSNDGFDKLTIEIMTNGTIIPEDALGLSARVLIEHLNLFTDLTEVAKATDVMKETEKVNDEKVLDRTIEELDLSVRSYNCLKRAGINTVFDLTEKSEPEMMKVRNLGRKSLEEVKVKLADLGLGLKNDK
- the rplQ gene encoding 50S ribosomal protein L17, which translates into the protein MAYRKLGRTSSQRKAMLRDLTTDLLINETIVTTEARAKEIRKTVEKMITLGKRGDLHARRQAAAYVRNEIASENYDEATDKYSSKTALQKLFDDIAPRYAERNGGYTRILKTEPRRGDAAPMAIIELV